Proteins encoded in a region of the Thiohalospira halophila DSM 15071 genome:
- a CDS encoding SDR family oxidoreductase produces the protein MDHAEDLTGRTLYITGGGRGIGLATARLALEAGARVAIATATADSATRAAAELGAGSDRLFAAAADVRDYAALAAWLRQAEERIGPPDALVNSAGTVAVGPFAEQAPADYQAVVDINVTGLMHGCHAALPALRERGGTIINISSGAGFHGIPEAAAYSASKFAVNGFTQALHLEEGPRVRVFALCPGRVATDMQEAFSGRRQGIAPEQVARRILALAGPEPDGTPGECEPVG, from the coding sequence ATGGATCACGCAGAGGATCTCACCGGACGCACCCTCTACATCACCGGCGGGGGTCGCGGCATCGGCCTGGCCACGGCGCGCCTGGCCCTGGAGGCCGGCGCCCGGGTGGCCATCGCCACCGCCACGGCGGACAGCGCCACCCGGGCGGCTGCCGAACTCGGGGCCGGGTCCGACCGGCTCTTCGCAGCGGCCGCCGACGTCCGCGACTACGCCGCCCTGGCCGCCTGGCTCCGGCAGGCGGAAGAGCGGATCGGCCCACCCGATGCCCTGGTGAACAGCGCCGGGACCGTCGCCGTGGGACCCTTCGCCGAGCAGGCGCCGGCAGACTACCAGGCGGTGGTGGACATCAACGTCACCGGGCTGATGCACGGCTGTCACGCCGCCCTCCCGGCCCTGCGCGAACGCGGGGGTACCATCATCAACATCAGCTCCGGGGCCGGCTTCCACGGGATCCCGGAGGCGGCGGCCTACTCGGCGTCCAAGTTCGCGGTCAACGGCTTCACCCAGGCCCTCCACCTGGAGGAGGGGCCCCGGGTCCGGGTCTTCGCACTCTGTCCCGGCCGGGTGGCCACGGACATGCAGGAGGCCTTCTCAGGCCGACGCCAGGGGATCGCCCCGGAGCAGGTCGCCCGCCGGATCCTGGCGCTGGCCGGCCCCGAACCGGACGGTACCCCCGGCGAGTGCGAGCCGGTGGGCTGA
- a CDS encoding antitoxin MazE family protein yields the protein MGRSVNDRVRKHRDDLRAQGLRPIQIWVPDTRADTFNGECERQARLVAEADCTDEGIVRLLDEATGDIEGWEA from the coding sequence ATGGGCCGTTCCGTCAACGACCGCGTCCGCAAGCACCGTGACGATCTGCGTGCACAGGGTCTTCGACCCATCCAGATCTGGGTCCCTGACACCCGGGCGGATACCTTCAACGGCGAGTGTGAACGCCAGGCCCGCCTGGTTGCGGAAGCGGACTGCACGGATGAGGGGATCGTCCGGCTTCTCGACGAGGCCACTGGCGATATCGAGGGCTGGGAGGCTTGA
- a CDS encoding type II toxin-antitoxin system PemK/MazF family toxin: MRRGDFVTVALQGDFGKPRPALVIQSDRFDALPTATVLPVTSSLIDAPLLRITVEPDAHNGLTRPSQIMVDKVVTVRRDKLGETFGHASDELLLAANRALTVFLGIA, from the coding sequence TTGAGGCGAGGGGACTTCGTGACGGTCGCCCTGCAGGGCGATTTCGGCAAACCGCGACCGGCGCTGGTCATCCAGTCCGATCGCTTCGATGCCCTCCCCACCGCCACGGTCCTGCCCGTTACCAGTTCGCTGATCGACGCCCCCCTTCTCCGCATCACGGTGGAACCGGACGCGCACAACGGTCTGACCCGGCCATCGCAGATCATGGTCGACAAGGTCGTGACCGTCCGACGAGACAAGCTCGGGGAGACCTTCGGTCACGCCAGCGACGAACTCCTCCTGGCGGCCAACCGGGCCCTGACTGTCTTTCTGGGGATTGCCTGA